Proteins encoded together in one Gadus chalcogrammus isolate NIFS_2021 chromosome 18, NIFS_Gcha_1.0, whole genome shotgun sequence window:
- the syt15 gene encoding synaptotagmin-15 — MENQVVILAVGLLMGLLIILCVCILGYCLWRRKGQSQYQEFISTLPLFPECTAPVLQVSQGSRPRCDEIPFTVPPRFEPRSPSALAGQGQVRSDGVEADGQRDILAHRGSLCVRSWYPMGTLLEGLYRGPALDQVAPPPGPAPRLCFAVEYRRCSEQLTVSLLRLGNLPPCFHGNVTLVELQLLPDDRRPRQARARGPGPDPELAECFVFQVSAVCVSESTLSVCVLSVAPQRKRRVVGRVLYPLEGQLGASGRVLWRDLETDTYTQCSELGDVQVSMNYSPSLRRLTLGVVRARGLQLLSDTGVFSQVSLQRHTQVVKTKRSSVVSCGGADPHLDHRMTFKLPPQHLDEACVRLELKQPHPMSPECAAVLGVVVLGPFMYARGPQLQHWLDMVNPTQEPVKQWHGLGRCL; from the exons ATGGAAA ACCAGGTGGTAATTCTCGCCGTGGGTCTGCTTATGGGGCTCCTGATAATATTGTGCGTTTGTATCTTGGGGTATTGCctatggaggagaaaggggcaAAGTCAATACCAAGAATTTATCTCAACCTTACCACTgttcccagaatgcactgctcCAGTGCTGCAGGTTTCTCAGGGCTCCCGGCCCAG GTGCGATGAGATCCCCTTCACTGTCCCTCCGCGCTTTGAACCCAGAAGCCCTAGCGCTCTGGCGGGCCAGGGGCAGGTGAGGAGCGACGGGGTGGAGGCTGACGGCCAGAGGGACATCTTGGCTCATCGTGGATCCCTTTGCGTCCGGA GCTGGTACCCCATGGGGACCCTTCTGGAGGGCTTGTACCGGGGCCCCGCCCTGGACCAGGTGGCTccgccccccggccccgccccccggctcTGCTTCGCCGTGGAGTACCGGCGGTGCAGTGAGCAGCTCACGGTGTCCCTGCTGCGCCTCGGCAACCTCCCGCCCTGTTTCCACGGCAACGTGACGCTGGTggagctgcagctgctgcccgACGACCGGCGGCCTCGGCAGGccagggcccggggcccggggcccgacCCCGAGCTTGCCGAGTGTTTCGTCTTCCAG GTGTCTGCAGTGTGCGTGTCTGAGAGCacgctcagtgtgtgtgtgctgagcgTGGCGCCCCAGCGGAAGCGTCGTGTGGTGGGCCGGGTGCTGTACCCCCTGGAGGGCCAGCTGGGGGCGTCTGGCCGCGTGCTCTGGAGGGACCTGGAGacagacacctacacacag TGCTCAGAGCTGGGAGACGTGCAGGTCTCCATGAACTACAGCCCGTCCCTCCGGCGGCTCACCCTGGGAGTGGTGAGGGCCCGCGGCCTGCAGCTGCTCAGCGACACAG GGGTGTTCTCCCAGGTGAGCCTGCAGAGACACACCCAGGTGGTGAAGACCAAGAGGAGCTCTGTGGTGAGCTGTGGTGGGGCCGACCCTCACCTCGACCACCGGATGACCTTCAAACTACCCCCCCAGCACCTGGACGAGGCCTGCGTGAGGCTGGAGTTGAAGCAGCCCCACCCCATGAGTCCAG AGTGTGCAGCCGTGCTGGGGGTGGTCGTGTTGGGGCCCTTCATGTACGCCAGAGGCCCCCAGCTGCAGCACTGGCTCGACATGGTGAACCCCACACAGGAGCCCGTCAAACAATGGCACGGCCTGGGCCGGTGCCTTTGA
- the nat9 gene encoding N-acetyltransferase 9, which translates to MHIFYNVDDNSQHAGYSIMKINENTLLEGDKVVLVPYNDHHVPRYHEWMKSPELQLLTASEPLSLEQEYEMQRSWREDNDKCTFIILDKQRWSEPAAQEEQCMLGDVNMFLTDPTDLSLAELEIMIAEPSYRGKGLGKEVTCMMLCYGISKLGIQKFEAKIGLDNTVSIAMFKKLHFQELSVCKVFGEVTLGMTVDPSLRTKLLGDMAYVKERQYQRHSSQPTGAGVMMTT; encoded by the exons atgcATATTTTTTATAACGTTGATGATAATTCCCAGCACGCCGGATACAGCATAATGAAGATAAATGAAAATACTTTGCTTGAAGGTGACAAAGTCGTGTTGGTGCCTTACAATGACCATCATGTGCCCAG GTATCACGAGTGGATGAAGTCCCCTGAGCTGCAGCTGCTGACGGCGTCGGAGCCCCTCTCCCTGGAGCAGGAGTACGAGATGCAAAGGAGCTGGAGAGAGGACAACGACA AGTGCACCTTCATCATCCTGGACAAGCAGCGGTGGTCAGAGCCCGCGGCCCAGGAagagcagtgcatgctgggagacgTGAACATGTTCCTGACCGACCCCACTGACCTCTCCCTGGCCGAGCTGGAGATCATGATCGCTG AGCCCAGCTACCGGGGGAAAGGACTCGGAAAAGAGGTCACATGCATGATGCTGTGCTATG GAATTTCCAAGCTGGGGATCCAGAAGTTTGAGGCGAAGATCGGCCTGGACAACACGGTTAGCATCGCCATGTTCAAGAAGCTCCACTTCCAAGAG CTGTCTGTGTGCAAGGTGTTCGGGGAGGTGACCCTGGGGATGACGGTGGACCCGTCACTCCGGACCAAGCTCCTGGGTGACATGGCGTACGTGAAGGAGAGACAATACCAGCGCCACTCATCCCAGCCCACCGGAGCGGGCGTCATGATGACAACCTAA
- the lrrc59 gene encoding leucine-rich repeat-containing protein 59: MSKGKVLNLKDKINGNEMDLSLCNLSEVPVKELAALRKATVLDLSCNNITSLPPDFCKLTHLIRVDLSKNQLASLPDDLGNLCNLQHLDLYNNKLTGLPVSFSQLRNLKWLDLKDNPLETELAKAAGDCLDEKQCKQCASKVLLHMKEVQEEVDKAREKRFLKEREQEKKKEAKKREREAKEREVRKQEKAEEKERRRKEYQAQLDATAAQEHQRKKKEEKKKRNGLAADKKAAEESAPKPRRSLIGLLFKLLLLLLLGLAGAAAACQLTELRREAACVPVNAALETGLTWARRQDVLLRQLLKDWSTMAKELLESSQTAKN; the protein is encoded by the exons ATGAGTAAAGGCAAAGTGCTGAACCTAAAGGATAAGATCAATGGAAACGAAATGGACCTCAGTCTCTGTAACCTTTCCGAAGTTCCAGTCAAAGAACTC GCTGCTTTGCGAAAAGCGACGGTTTTGGACTTGTCTTGCAATAACATCACATCACTTCCT CCAGACTTCTGTAAATTGACTCACCTGATCAGGGTAGACCTGAGTAAGAACCAGCTGGCCTCACTGCCCGATGACCTGGGTAACCTCTGCAACCTCCAGCACCTGGACCTGTACAACAACAAGCTAacaggcctccctgtcagcttCTCTCAGCTACGG AACCTCAAGTGGCTGGACCTGAAAGACAACCCCCTGGAGACGGAGCTGGCCAAGGCGGCCGGGGACTGTCTGGACGAGAAGCAGTGCAAACAGTGTGCCTCCAAG GTTCTGCTGCACATGAAAGAAGTCCAGGAAGAGGTGGACAAAGCCAGAGAGAAACGCTTCCTGAAAGAGCGAG aacaagagaagaagaaggaggccaAGAAGAGGGAGCGCGAGGCCAAGGAGCGCGAGGTCCGGAAGCAGGAGaaggcggaggagaaggagaggaggaggaaggagtacCAGGCCCAGCTGGACGCCACAGCCGCCCAGGAGCaccagaggaagaagaaggaggagaagaagaagaggaacggGCTGGCGGCAG ATAAAAAAGCTGCAGAGGAGTCCGCCCCGAAACCACGGCGCTCTCTGATTGGCCTGCTGTTCaagctgctcctcctgctgctgctgggactgGCCGGCGCGGCGGCGGCCTGTCAGCTGACGGAGCTGCGCAGGGAGGCGGCGTGCGTGCCGGTCAACGCGGCCCTGGAGACGGGGCTGACCTGGGCCCGGCGGCAGGACGTGCTGCTCAGACAGCTGCTGAAGGACTGGTCCACGATGGCCAAGGAGCTGCTGGAGTCCAGCCAGACGGCCAAGAACTGA